The genomic segment TTGCGTGGTCCGGTCCCGGGTCAGCCGGTGGCCAGTCCGAACGGTTTCGGCGAGATTCTCACCCATGATCCGGTCACGAGCCGCGGGATGATCCCGCACTGTCCGCTCGATCAGGATTCGGTTGCTGTGCACGTCTGCGGAAGGGGCGTCGGAGCCGAACAGGCAGTGCTCGGGCACCTCCGCGGCTGTCAGGCGCGGCGCCGGTGACACGAATGACGAGCCGAGGTCCAGGTGGAGGTTCGGGATCTCCTTCACGAGTTCGATGGTCTTCGTGCCCATCGGTGGGTACGTCCGGGGCCTCGGAGCCCGGCACTGGGCGGGAGAGGTGCGCCATGAAGGGAGAGCAGGCCAGGCCCGTGGCCAGGAGAAGGGGGGCGAGGCGCAGCCAGCCGGGGAGGCCCAGGGCCGGCGGGAGCGCGCTCATGATCGCCGGTGACGCCCCCTCGGCCAGGCCGTGGCCCAGCCGAAGACCCCGGCGTACTGGCCCTGCGCGCCGGCCGGGGCGAGGCCGAAGGAGTACTCGGCCGAGGCCGCGGAGTGCCAGATCTCGCCGAGGGTGTACGCGGCCGTCCCCGCCGCCAGGAGGAGGACGGCCAGTGGGCTCGGGGGCTTCTCGGCCGGCGCCATCAGGACCAGGCCCGCCGAGATGGCCACGCCCGCCCACCGCATCGCCCGTCCCGCGGACGGCACGTCGCCGACGCTCCGGCTGAAGCGGACCTGGAGGACGACCACCAGGATCGTGTTCGGGACGAGCATCGCGGAGGTCGTCCACCGGGGAGCGGCGGTGTGTTCCACGATCCACGGCGGGAGCAGGAACATGGGGACCTGTCGGCGAATGCTCCTCGAAATCATGCCGGGTCATGGGCGGACCGGTGTGCGCGTCTGATCGCCGGGCGTGTCAGCCGGTCACCGGCGTGCCCGGGGTCATGTCGTACGCCGTGTGGACCGGGGCTGGGCGGGTGCCGTCGTTGAGCCGGCGTTCCCACTGGGCGTCCAGTTGTTCGCGGGTCCCGGGTTCCAGCTCGGTGGGCAGCAGGTGGCGGTAGCGGGTGTCCTCGCCGAGCAGGACCTTGACGGTGGTGTCGTAGACGGGCTCGGGGTCGTACTGCTCGTGCGGGAAGGCCAGCCGGGAGTAGTCGAACAGGCGTTGTCCGGGGTCGTCGCGCCAGGTCTTCCAGGTCTCGAACATGGTGTCGTTGAAGCCGGTGAGGAAGGGCCCGGGATTGATCGTGGCCACCGTGATCCCGAACTCGGCGAGCTCCTGGTCGAGGGCGTCCGCGAACGCCTCCACCGCGTGTTTCGAACCGGCGTAGGCGCCCGTGAAGGGGTCCACGGTCAGTCCGGCGACCGACGACATGAAGACGATCCTGCCGCTCCGGCGCGCGGCCATCCGCCTGGCGAAACCCTGCGTGAGCAGGATCGGTCCGAA from the Streptomyces sp. AM 4-1-1 genome contains:
- a CDS encoding SDR family oxidoreductase; the encoded protein is MTGTGTILITGAGTGFGKEVALRLASAGHDVIAGVEIIAQVSEIRAAAQQRGAELRVEKLDVTDPDDRENAWTWDVEVLLNNAGISEGGSTVDIPADRLRRQFEVNVFGPILLTQGFARRMAARRSGRIVFMSSVAGLTVDPFTGAYAGSKHAVEAFADALDQELAEFGITVATINPGPFLTGFNDTMFETWKTWRDDPGQRLFDYSRLAFPHEQYDPEPVYDTTVKVLLGEDTRYRHLLPTELEPGTREQLDAQWERRLNDGTRPAPVHTAYDMTPGTPVTG